One genomic window of Vidua macroura isolate BioBank_ID:100142 chromosome 16, ASM2450914v1, whole genome shotgun sequence includes the following:
- the MRPL28 gene encoding 39S ribosomal protein L28, mitochondrial, which translates to MPLHRFPPRLWAAMRLREGICARLPQHYLASLQDSTPPTPVHWEPHGLRYRRNPRTGERERVQDVPVPVYFPPAANEGLWGGEGWVRGFRYARDDKLSTRLPKTWKPQLFERQFYSEILDATLTITVTMRTLDLIDAAFGFDFYILKTPRADMCSKLGMDLKRTMLLRLARRDPALHPADAARREAIYDKYKEFVIPEEEAEWVGLSLEEAIEKQRLLEKKDPVPLFKVYAEELVSQLKEQQQAVQKQ; encoded by the exons ATGCCGCTGCACCGCTTCCCGCCGCGGCTCTGGGCCGCCATGCGGCTGCGGGAGGGCATCTGCGCCCGGCTGCCGCAGCACTACCTGGCCTCGCTGCAGGACAGCACGCCGCCCACCCCCGTGCACTGGGAGCCGCACGGCCTGCGCTACCGGCGGAACCCGCGCACCGGGGAGCGCGAGCGCGTGCAGGACGTGCCGGTGCCCGTGTACTTCCCGCCCGCCGCCAACGAGGGGCTCTGGGGCGGCGAGGGGTGGGTCCGCGGCTTCCGCTACGCGCGCGACGACAAG CTCTCCACCAGGCTGCCCAAGACGTGGAAGCCGCAGCTGTTCGAGCGGCAGTTCTACAGCGAGATCCTGGACGCCACGCTGACCATCACCGTCACCATGCGCACGCTCGACCTCATCGACGCCGCCTTCGGCTTCGACTTCTACATCCTCAAG ACTCCCAGAGCTGACATGTGCTCCAAGCTGGGCATGGATCTGAAGAGGACGATGCTGCTGCGCCTGGCCCGGCGGGACCCCGCGCTGCACCCTGCCGATGCAGCCAGGAGAGAGGCCATCTATGACAAGTACAAG GAATTTGTGATCCCAGAGGAAGAAGCTGAATGGGTTGGCTTGAGTTTGGAAGAAGCCATAGAAAAACAGAGGCTCCtggaaaaaaag GACCCAGTCCCTCTCTTCAAGGTGTATGCTGAAGAGCTTGTCAGCCAGCTGAAAGAACAGCAACAGGCAGTGCAGAAGCAGTAG